The following proteins are encoded in a genomic region of Rissa tridactyla isolate bRisTri1 chromosome 5, bRisTri1.patW.cur.20221130, whole genome shotgun sequence:
- the GC gene encoding vitamin D-binding protein — MGLPAPILVRRRETSPEMRPALGLLLLLATTHAMHRGKAYVRDKVCQEFKILGKENFRTLTIIANSRKYSNATFEEISHLVREIVSLAETCCTESADPSCYDAGSSALSAKSCGGSSPFPSHPGTAGCCAQEGLEQKLCLAALRHSPQQLPRYLQPSNEELCQAFQKDPKDFADRFLHEYSSSYGQAPLPVLLGSTTTFLSMVSTCCISPAPTACFLKEKLERKTLSLLTLMSNRVCSRFAAYGKDKVTVSYLASLAQKMPSASFEDLFPLAEDAAEVFSQCCDSVDEDCMPKKLSEHTAKACDALGPRDKRFATCCQGKNLVQNYFCISALPPAPAPTLPPAPKPTDGQLCGEEGARRAKRYLFELARRHTTIPDAVLGKLYDASEKARGECCSAKDPHACLDSKRLRMGEELPPFLEKAEQLCGQYTQLNFLDFKKRLRESLARTMADASPELLGQLVEQRADFASTCCPPNSPPLYCADKVSSELGEACDGGSCLLG; from the exons ATGGGTCTCCCGGCACCGATTCTCGTCAGGAGGAGGGAAACCAGCCCCGAGATGAGGCCAGCTCTcggcctgctgctgcttttggccACCACGCATGCCATGCACCGAG GTAAAGCTTATGTCCGGGACAAAGTCTGCCAGGAGTTCAAGATCCTGGGGAAGGAGAACTTCCGAACCCT GACCATCATTGCCAACAGCAGGAAATACTCCAACGCCACCTTTGAGGAGATCTCCCACCTCGTCCGCGAAATCGTCTCCTTGGCCGAAACCTGCTGCACCGAAAGTGCCGACCCCTCCTGCTACGATGCCGGG TCCTCAGCTCTGTCGGCCAAATCCTGCGGTGGCAGCTCGCCCTTCCCGTCCCACCCCGGCACGGCCGGCTGCTGCGcccaggaggggctggagcagaagcTGTGCCTGGCCGCCCTGCGACActccccccagcagctgccccgCTACCTCCAGCCCTCCAACGAGGAGCTCTGCCAGGCCTTCCAGAAGGACCCCAAGGACTTCGCGGACAG GTTTCTACACGAGTACTCCAGCAGCTACGGCCAAGCACCCCTGCCCGTGCTCCTGGGATCCACCACCACCTTCCTCTCCATGGTCTCCACCTGCTGCATCTCCCCCGCGCCCACCGCCTGCTTCCTGAAGGAG aaactggaaaggaaaaccCTTTCCCTCCTCACCCTGATGTCAAACCGGGTGTGCTCCCGCTTCGCGGCGTACGGGAAGGACAAAGTCACCGTAAG CTACCTGGCCTCGCTGGCTCAGAAGATGCCCAGCGCGTCCTTCGAGGACCTTTTCCCCCTGGCAGAAGACGCTGCCGAGGTCTTTTCCCAGTGCTGCGACTCGGTGGATGAGGACTGCATGCCCAAGAAG TTATCGGAGCACACGGCCAAAGCCTGCGACGCGCTGGGGCCCCGGGACAAAAGGTTTGCCACCTGCTGCCAGGGGAAAAACCTGGTGCAGAACTATTTCTGCATCTCTGCCTTGCCACCGGCGCCCGCCCCCACGCTGCCGCCGGCCCCGAAGCCCACCGACGGGCAGCTCTGCGGTGAGGAGGGGGCTCGCCGTGCCAAGAG gtACCTGTTTGAGCTGGCCCGGAGGCACACTACCATCCCTGACGCCGTCCTCGGCAAGCTATACGACGCCTCCGAAAAAGCCAGGGGGGAGTGCTGCTCTGCCAAGGACCCCCACGCCTGCCTGGACAGCAAG CGCCTGCGGATGGGAGAAGAGCTGCCCCCCTTCCTGGAAAAGGCCGAGCAGCTCTGCGGGCAGTACACCCAGTTGAATTTCCTCGACTTCAAGAAGAG GCTGCGGGAGAGCTTGGCACGGACGATGGCGGACGCCAGCCCcgagctgctggggcagctggTGGAGCAGCGAGCCGACTTCGCCTCCACCTGCTGCCCCCCAAACTCACCCCCCCTCTACTGTGCCGACAAG gtGAGCTCGGAGCTGGGGGAGGCGTGCGACGGGGGGTCCTGCCTGCTGGGATAA